ATGACAgcacctgtgctgaagaagtagctaacgaccaataatggctcagtttgctgatgaaacccagaaaacagataagtcatgattggtcattacctacttcctcagcacaggtgatgtcatcttcagttgatggcaagtggaaaaaaaaaggttttaaagtTATTACTaacacaagaaaaataatggagttatcaaattaattctagacaaaatattaaagggacacttggctcattgaacaattttcagcagtgaaaagttaatattttgtccttcattatttttcatgtgcaattaatacttttaaaaagttttgtttctacttgctgtcgactaacgatgacgtcacctgtgctgaggaagcaggtaacggccaatcatggctcacctgttttttgggtttggtcagtaaactgagccatgattggtcgttacctacttcctcagcgcaggtgatgtcatcatcagtcgacagcaagtggaaaaattactttagaaaggtattaattgtacatgaaaaatactgaAGTTACCtcattaattattgacaatatGCCTCAATGAGTCCAgtattaaggttgacttccctttcaaAATGTCGCTAGGTGACAGATTGTGCTGTTTCCTGAGTGAGCAGTTTGACTTTGTAATGCAGGAACGCGCACAGTGACATCCAGATGAGCGTCAACGGATGGTTCCAACACCGATGTCCGCTAGCGTACTTGGGCTGTACCTTCAGCCAGACCAGGTTCACGCCGTCCACGCACCAAGCTGAGGTGGTCTTCACGTAAGATCAGCCGTCCTGTGTGGGTTGTGCATGTTGTCCCtgttgtagatttttttttttttcattcagggAGGATCTGGGCTGCTTCCAGCTACGTCCCGTCGTCCCCACCGCCGAAAGTCGCTTTGACGCTCTGAGCTCACTGCCCTTCGAGCTCCTGTGTCACATGGCGACGTTCCTGGACAGCCTGTCGctgtcccagctggctctggtgTCTCGCCTCATGAGGCAGGTTTGCTCAACGCTGCTGCCCACGCGAGGGATGGTATCGCTGCGCTGGGAAAGGACGGTCTACCCTGGAAGGGGGGTCCGATGGAGCGCTGAGCACAAGGTGAGGGGAAGTGTCGAGTTCATGTGCTTTCAAATTTGAAATCTTTGCCAACCAAATTTCagctgactttaaaaaaaaacaaaaaaacaaaaaaaaacaccatcaatTGTTGTGGGGTTGAACACAGGTGTAAAATGTAGTGAGGGAGGTATTAGGTCATCAAAGTCAAGCAATGGTAAACATTTGTAGGTTACAGGTTAGTAACCTGCTGATTAGTGATATACCTAttaattagtagtcaaggagactgataaccgatatttcaagcgatattcatttgcaataaaacagaaattattagcataaaaaaacttttctttttaattttaaaaatataaagaattgacagtagttttgtttaaaaaaatatttgaaaaattgttaaaattaataactaagcacataaatagttccctaaagttATTCTACTCTAAATaaggttttccaaaatttcaacataatttcttaattagttttctaattttttttaaattaaaaagtgtagggagttacaagtgtcagcatcattttttttataaagtgtaaATTTAAATCTATAAAggaaaagttccctgtatctcactgagcgagggttcgtaaaaggttcgcagacagtgaaaaattgtctgaatgttTGAAATATCTTTGTGATACGTAAAAAGtctctgtgaacatcttacaaagcCTGATGAAAACGCTtaatttgctacgttcgcaagcattcacctcTTTATTGTTTACTTTATTGGCCTTCATATTCGTAAAAAGTCCGAtgtcgatatttgtcaaaatgctaaatatctgATAATCACTCTATCCCTGCTGCAGATATACAGATAACTAAATTTATGGTTTCTTGAGTGGATGTTTGtgcatatttattaattaagaaGTAACATTACCTAGTTATTCTTTGGCCGCGGCATTTTGgatttttaagacaaaaaaatggggggggggaaaaatcaaAGAAACGTGTCCAAAAGTTTCTTCACTATTCTCCATCGTTCTCCTTGTCAGGATGATTCCACCTCACAGCAATCCAAAGGCGTCGTTTGCTTGTGTCTGTGCAGGTGTGGCACTTCAGCAGCAGCTTCTCTGCCGTGGATGCCTGGAAATTCCGAGACATTCCGCCCATGTCGGAGCACCTGAGCTTGTGTCCGTACTACGAGCGGCAGAGCAGAAGCGAGCGCGTTCTGCTGCCCGACGCAAAGTGCAAACGTCAAAGAGGAATATACTCAAACCATCAATAATTCAGAGATATTCATCATTGTTGTTCTTCTATTGTGTCATCATTCGTCAGCACAACAATCATCACATGCACATCGTTAACGTCCGTCTGTCGGCTGTATGTCGACCTTGAAAACTTGCTTAGCGTGTTTGTCCTTCAGGATGCATCGTGGCTCGAAAGAGGCGAGGGCGTCCAAGCAGATGGGGTCCGTCAGCTGAGTGTCTCGCTGGGCGACGTAACGGCGCCTCCTGTTGGCCCGGTACGCCTCCAGCCTCTCTTCCTCCGCCCGCGGGTCCTGCAGGACCCCCTCCCACCTCAGACACTCCTTCACCTGCACATCCGGCAGCGTCGGCGAAGGTGTTGGCGGTGTTGGTGGCAGCGGTGGCAGCGgtggcagcggcggcggcggcggcggcagcggcagcggcagcggcggcggtgtCGGCGGCATTGGAGTCAGCGCCGGGGCCAGCGCCGGGGCCAGCGCCGGCGGTTCTTTGGGGTTGCTGTCCGAGGCGATGAGGAGTTGGGGCTCTTTCGGGGGGTCCTTGCTCTTCTTGCACACAACTCGCCGTTTGGACGGTTGAGCTCGGGGCACCGGGGTCACCTGGATGGCGTCGGAGAACCTGACTGCCGGGATGGGCTCAACTAAAGTGAATGAGGGTTGGCAAGAGTTAATGAGGTTTTAACGGGGTTGACTGAGGCTACGTTTATGTTC
The Festucalex cinctus isolate MCC-2025b chromosome 18, RoL_Fcin_1.0, whole genome shotgun sequence genome window above contains:
- the LOC144006048 gene encoding uncharacterized protein LOC144006048, which encodes MSEDKMKTSSSSDDKKKKRKKRKKRKKVGTSHTPTEQPVEPIPAVRFSDAIQVTPVPRAQPSKRRVVCKKSKDPPKEPQLLIASDSNPKEPPALAPALAPALTPMPPTPPPLPLPLPPPPPPLPPLPPLPPTPPTPSPTLPDVQVKECLRWEGVLQDPRAEEERLEAYRANRRRRYVAQRDTQLTDPICLDALASFEPRCILKDKHAKQVFKVDIQPTDGR